Proteins from a single region of Coregonus clupeaformis isolate EN_2021a chromosome 35, ASM2061545v1, whole genome shotgun sequence:
- the LOC121563703 gene encoding PTB domain-containing engulfment adapter protein 1 isoform X1 → MNRAFNRRKDKSGGMTPPEALAKNYIAYNVKFLGVTEVDQPKGTDVVRVAVRKLKFQRHIKKSEGHKTPKVELQVSIYGVKLLDPKTRDVQHNCQLHRISFCADDKTDKRIFTFICTEPETKKHICYVFDSEKCAEEITFSIGRAFDLAYRKFLESGGKDVEVRKQIISLQKRILELETENSKLKDRLQDLEDHMADCQGSPLLHLNSSNEAHMLPSPSSMFWGDSVSLNALSFLEMSSVALTPASSPDSSISAGLLTPPPTKPAQPRLPLHNGCCLPRPRAWSTISRPPPTDVFDMVPFSSGSPMARKPAINGSSPPPPPSFSPPPPPPHVSLKERGTDIFGAESFDPFVCNTTAFPPDVQSKLDEMQEGFNMGLTLEGTIFSLDPVDSRS, encoded by the exons ATGAACCGAGCTTTCAACAGGAGAAAAG ATAAATCTGGAGGGATGACACCCCCTGAGGCTTTGGCCAAGAATTACATAGCGTACAATGTCAAG TTCCTTGGAGTAACAGAGGTTGACCAACCAAAAGGCACAGATGTCGTAAGGGTGGCTGTGAGAAAGCTAAAG TTCCAAAGGCATATCAAGAAATCAGAGGGACACAAAACACCGAAGGTGGAGCTGCAGGTATCCATCTACGGAGTGAAATTATTAGACCCCAAGACCAGA GATGTGCAGCACAACTGTCAGCTTCATAGGATATCCTTCTGCGCGGACGACAAAACAGACAAGAGGATATTCACCTTCATCTGCACAGAGCCAGAGACCAAAAAACACATCTGTTATGTGTTCGACAGTGAAAAATGT GCAGAGGAGATCACCTTCAGCATTGGTCGAGCATTTGACCTGGCATACAGGAAGTTCCTGGAGTCTGGCGGGAAAGACGTGGAGGTGAGGAAACAGATCATCAGTCTGCAGAAAAGA ATTCTGGAACTGGAAACTGAAAATTCCAAGTTGAAAGATCGACTTCAAGATCTAGAGGATCACATGGCAGATTGTCAAGGCTCGCCG CTTTTGCATTTGAACTCTTCTAATGAGGCCCACATGCTGCCGAGTCCCTCGTCTATGTTCTGGGGTGACAGTGTCAGCCTGAACGCCCTTTCCTTTCTAGAGATGTCCTCTGtggctctaaccccagccagctcTCCAGACTCCAGCATCTCCGCTGGTCTACTAACCCCTCCACCCACTAAACCTGCCCAGCCCAGGCTACCGCTGCATAATGGATGCTGCTTACCTCGCCCGCGA GCATGGAGCACCATATCCAGACCTCCCCCCACGGACGTTTTCGACATGGTTCCATTCTCCTCAGGGTCTCCTATGGCAAGGAAACCTGCCATCAAtgggtcctctcctcctcctcctccctccttttcccctcctccacctcctccacatgTTTCCCTGAAAGAGAGAG GAACAGATATTTTTGGGGCGGAGTCTTTTGATCCGTTCGTCTGCAACACAACAGCCTTTCCTCCTGACGTCCAATCTAAGCTGGATGAAATGCAG GAGGGGTTCAATATGGGACTAACCCTGGAGGGCACCATCTTCTCTCTGGACCCAGTGGACAGTCGCAGCTGA
- the LOC121563703 gene encoding PTB domain-containing engulfment adapter protein 1 isoform X2 codes for MNRAFNRRKDKSGGMTPPEALAKNYIAYNVKFLGVTEVDQPKGTDVVRVAVRKLKFQRHIKKSEGHKTPKVELQVSIYGVKLLDPKTRDVQHNCQLHRISFCADDKTDKRIFTFICTEPETKKHICYVFDSEKCAEEITFSIGRAFDLAYRKFLESGGKDVEVRKQIISLQKRILELETENSKLKDRLQDLEDHMADCQGSPLLHLNSSNEAHMLPSPSSMFWGDSVSLNALSFLEMSSVALTPASSPDSSISAGLLTPPPTKPAQPRLPLHNGCCLPRPRAWSTISRPPPTDVFDMVPFSSGSPMARKPAINGSSPPPPPSFSPPPPPPHVSLKERGTDIFGAESFDPFVCNTTAFPPDVQSKLDEMQRQRRRGSIWD; via the exons ATGAACCGAGCTTTCAACAGGAGAAAAG ATAAATCTGGAGGGATGACACCCCCTGAGGCTTTGGCCAAGAATTACATAGCGTACAATGTCAAG TTCCTTGGAGTAACAGAGGTTGACCAACCAAAAGGCACAGATGTCGTAAGGGTGGCTGTGAGAAAGCTAAAG TTCCAAAGGCATATCAAGAAATCAGAGGGACACAAAACACCGAAGGTGGAGCTGCAGGTATCCATCTACGGAGTGAAATTATTAGACCCCAAGACCAGA GATGTGCAGCACAACTGTCAGCTTCATAGGATATCCTTCTGCGCGGACGACAAAACAGACAAGAGGATATTCACCTTCATCTGCACAGAGCCAGAGACCAAAAAACACATCTGTTATGTGTTCGACAGTGAAAAATGT GCAGAGGAGATCACCTTCAGCATTGGTCGAGCATTTGACCTGGCATACAGGAAGTTCCTGGAGTCTGGCGGGAAAGACGTGGAGGTGAGGAAACAGATCATCAGTCTGCAGAAAAGA ATTCTGGAACTGGAAACTGAAAATTCCAAGTTGAAAGATCGACTTCAAGATCTAGAGGATCACATGGCAGATTGTCAAGGCTCGCCG CTTTTGCATTTGAACTCTTCTAATGAGGCCCACATGCTGCCGAGTCCCTCGTCTATGTTCTGGGGTGACAGTGTCAGCCTGAACGCCCTTTCCTTTCTAGAGATGTCCTCTGtggctctaaccccagccagctcTCCAGACTCCAGCATCTCCGCTGGTCTACTAACCCCTCCACCCACTAAACCTGCCCAGCCCAGGCTACCGCTGCATAATGGATGCTGCTTACCTCGCCCGCGA GCATGGAGCACCATATCCAGACCTCCCCCCACGGACGTTTTCGACATGGTTCCATTCTCCTCAGGGTCTCCTATGGCAAGGAAACCTGCCATCAAtgggtcctctcctcctcctcctccctccttttcccctcctccacctcctccacatgTTTCCCTGAAAGAGAGAG GAACAGATATTTTTGGGGCGGAGTCTTTTGATCCGTTCGTCTGCAACACAACAGCCTTTCCTCCTGACGTCCAATCTAAGCTGGATGAAATGCAG CGTCAGCGACG GAGGGGTTCAATATGGGACTAA
- the LOC121563703 gene encoding PTB domain-containing engulfment adapter protein 1 isoform X4, with translation MNRAFNRRKDKSGGMTPPEALAKNYIAYNVKFLGVTEVDQPKGTDVVRVAVRKLKFQRHIKKSEGHKTPKVELQVSIYGVKLLDPKTRDVQHNCQLHRISFCADDKTDKRIFTFICTEPETKKHICYVFDSEKCAEEITFSIGRAFDLAYRKFLESGGKDVEVRKQIISLQKRILELETENSKLKDRLQDLEDHMADCQGSPAWSTISRPPPTDVFDMVPFSSGSPMARKPAINGSSPPPPPSFSPPPPPPHVSLKERGTDIFGAESFDPFVCNTTAFPPDVQSKLDEMQEGFNMGLTLEGTIFSLDPVDSRS, from the exons ATGAACCGAGCTTTCAACAGGAGAAAAG ATAAATCTGGAGGGATGACACCCCCTGAGGCTTTGGCCAAGAATTACATAGCGTACAATGTCAAG TTCCTTGGAGTAACAGAGGTTGACCAACCAAAAGGCACAGATGTCGTAAGGGTGGCTGTGAGAAAGCTAAAG TTCCAAAGGCATATCAAGAAATCAGAGGGACACAAAACACCGAAGGTGGAGCTGCAGGTATCCATCTACGGAGTGAAATTATTAGACCCCAAGACCAGA GATGTGCAGCACAACTGTCAGCTTCATAGGATATCCTTCTGCGCGGACGACAAAACAGACAAGAGGATATTCACCTTCATCTGCACAGAGCCAGAGACCAAAAAACACATCTGTTATGTGTTCGACAGTGAAAAATGT GCAGAGGAGATCACCTTCAGCATTGGTCGAGCATTTGACCTGGCATACAGGAAGTTCCTGGAGTCTGGCGGGAAAGACGTGGAGGTGAGGAAACAGATCATCAGTCTGCAGAAAAGA ATTCTGGAACTGGAAACTGAAAATTCCAAGTTGAAAGATCGACTTCAAGATCTAGAGGATCACATGGCAGATTGTCAAGGCTCGCCG GCATGGAGCACCATATCCAGACCTCCCCCCACGGACGTTTTCGACATGGTTCCATTCTCCTCAGGGTCTCCTATGGCAAGGAAACCTGCCATCAAtgggtcctctcctcctcctcctccctccttttcccctcctccacctcctccacatgTTTCCCTGAAAGAGAGAG GAACAGATATTTTTGGGGCGGAGTCTTTTGATCCGTTCGTCTGCAACACAACAGCCTTTCCTCCTGACGTCCAATCTAAGCTGGATGAAATGCAG GAGGGGTTCAATATGGGACTAACCCTGGAGGGCACCATCTTCTCTCTGGACCCAGTGGACAGTCGCAGCTGA
- the LOC121563703 gene encoding PTB domain-containing engulfment adapter protein 1 isoform X3 yields the protein MMCRFILLQFLGVTEVDQPKGTDVVRVAVRKLKFQRHIKKSEGHKTPKVELQVSIYGVKLLDPKTRDVQHNCQLHRISFCADDKTDKRIFTFICTEPETKKHICYVFDSEKCAEEITFSIGRAFDLAYRKFLESGGKDVEVRKQIISLQKRILELETENSKLKDRLQDLEDHMADCQGSPLLHLNSSNEAHMLPSPSSMFWGDSVSLNALSFLEMSSVALTPASSPDSSISAGLLTPPPTKPAQPRLPLHNGCCLPRPRAWSTISRPPPTDVFDMVPFSSGSPMARKPAINGSSPPPPPSFSPPPPPPHVSLKERGTDIFGAESFDPFVCNTTAFPPDVQSKLDEMQEGFNMGLTLEGTIFSLDPVDSRS from the exons ATGATGTGCCGTTTTATCCTGTTGCAGTTCCTTGGAGTAACAGAGGTTGACCAACCAAAAGGCACAGATGTCGTAAGGGTGGCTGTGAGAAAGCTAAAG TTCCAAAGGCATATCAAGAAATCAGAGGGACACAAAACACCGAAGGTGGAGCTGCAGGTATCCATCTACGGAGTGAAATTATTAGACCCCAAGACCAGA GATGTGCAGCACAACTGTCAGCTTCATAGGATATCCTTCTGCGCGGACGACAAAACAGACAAGAGGATATTCACCTTCATCTGCACAGAGCCAGAGACCAAAAAACACATCTGTTATGTGTTCGACAGTGAAAAATGT GCAGAGGAGATCACCTTCAGCATTGGTCGAGCATTTGACCTGGCATACAGGAAGTTCCTGGAGTCTGGCGGGAAAGACGTGGAGGTGAGGAAACAGATCATCAGTCTGCAGAAAAGA ATTCTGGAACTGGAAACTGAAAATTCCAAGTTGAAAGATCGACTTCAAGATCTAGAGGATCACATGGCAGATTGTCAAGGCTCGCCG CTTTTGCATTTGAACTCTTCTAATGAGGCCCACATGCTGCCGAGTCCCTCGTCTATGTTCTGGGGTGACAGTGTCAGCCTGAACGCCCTTTCCTTTCTAGAGATGTCCTCTGtggctctaaccccagccagctcTCCAGACTCCAGCATCTCCGCTGGTCTACTAACCCCTCCACCCACTAAACCTGCCCAGCCCAGGCTACCGCTGCATAATGGATGCTGCTTACCTCGCCCGCGA GCATGGAGCACCATATCCAGACCTCCCCCCACGGACGTTTTCGACATGGTTCCATTCTCCTCAGGGTCTCCTATGGCAAGGAAACCTGCCATCAAtgggtcctctcctcctcctcctccctccttttcccctcctccacctcctccacatgTTTCCCTGAAAGAGAGAG GAACAGATATTTTTGGGGCGGAGTCTTTTGATCCGTTCGTCTGCAACACAACAGCCTTTCCTCCTGACGTCCAATCTAAGCTGGATGAAATGCAG GAGGGGTTCAATATGGGACTAACCCTGGAGGGCACCATCTTCTCTCTGGACCCAGTGGACAGTCGCAGCTGA